A window from Dermacentor albipictus isolate Rhodes 1998 colony chromosome 10, USDA_Dalb.pri_finalv2, whole genome shotgun sequence encodes these proteins:
- the LOC139050454 gene encoding adenosine receptor A2b-like, protein MEWNATPTTDVSPWDVAGELVEPNAWTSPVQVALAALLVFLLSPVVLCSNALLLLSMYRFKRLRTPSNLFLVALFSADFGIGLLLPPGLYFEFSRPGIRCSALCLLPYCLFVQFSGVAMLSSAAVALDRCTSLALPLTYNNLITHRTAGRTVLAIWAYAILVSGTPLLTLPPLKSPCSFKLVSIPVRIFLLCALYLPCLAVMTSSYVYVYVVARRHARAIYSVEGNLRTALPPDRHYGWTLALTVATFATLWTPVVAFMVLEAASEEPYDQKTTFYLGLGGLGASAVDPLLYGFRNSEFRAALLRMLKELLPRMSADFLGESPSALHRSRCGTASTLRPAGASTTLPPLETDCSACTRTLIMMDLRPVSYV, encoded by the coding sequence ATGGAATGGAATGCCACGCCAACCACAGATGTCTCACCCTGGGACGTCGCCGGCGAGCTGGTGGAACCCAACGCCTGGACCAGTCCCGTTCAAGTGGCCCTCGCCGCTCTGCTGGTCTTCCTTCTCTCTCCCGTCGTCCTCTGCAGCAACGCCCTCCTCCTTCTCTCCATGTACCGCTTCAAGAGACTCCGGACTCCCAGCAACCTTTTCCTGGTCGCTCTCTTCAGCGCCGACTTCGGCATCGGTCTCCTGCTTCCGCCGGGACTCTACTTCGAGTTCTCCCGGCCCGGAATCCGCTGTTCCGCACTCTGTCTTCTCCCCTACTGCCTGTTCGTGCAGTTCAGCGGCGTGGCCATGCTCAGCTCGGCGGCCGTGGCGCTGGACCGCTGCACTTCCCTGGCCCTGCCGCTCACCTACAACAACCTCATCACCCACCGGACCGCCGGACGCACTGTCCTAGCCATCTGGGCCTACGCCATCCTGGTCTCCGGCACGCCTCTGCTCACTTTGCCGCCGCTCAAGTCGCCGTGCAGCTTCAAGCTCGTGTCCATCCCCGTCCGCATCTTCCTCCTGTGCGCCCTCTACCTGCCGTGTCTCGCCGTAATGACCAGCAGCTACGTCTACGTCTACGTCGTGGCCCGAAGGCACGCCAGGGCCATCTACTCGGTGGAGGGCAACTTGCGGACGGCGCTGCCTCCCGATCGCCACTACGGCTGGACCCTGGCCCTGACCGTGGCCACATTCGCGACGCTCTGGACGCCCGTGGTCGCCTTCATGGTCCTCGAGGCGGCGTCCGAGGAGCCGTACGACCAGAAGACCACCTTCTACCTGGGTCTCGGAGGCCTAGGAGCCAGCGCAGTGGACCCGCTCCTGTACGGCTTCCGGAACTCCGAGTTCCGGGCCgcccttctgcgcatgctcaagGAACTGCTTCCTCGGATGTCCGCCGACTTCCTGGGGGAGAGTCCCAGCGCTCTCCATCGGAGTCGGTGCGGCACGGCATCGACGCTGAGGCCCGCCGGTGCGAGCACGACGCTGCCGCCGCTCGAAACGGACTGCTCGGCGTGCACCAGGACACTGATCATGATGGATCTGAGGCCTGTCAGTTACGTGTGA